The following are from one region of the Oncorhynchus nerka isolate Pitt River linkage group LG8, Oner_Uvic_2.0, whole genome shotgun sequence genome:
- the LOC135572777 gene encoding permeability factor 2-like produces the protein MNTASITIILLTLLSIFSTTEGIKQPRVLRCLCPKVQAGLIPFRDLKSVWHLSPRPHCSKTEVIVTLKRGGQLCLDPKKRLVKILVERSTKRMQESKRSKEVGSVTPALLHLSTR, from the exons ATGAACACCGCAAGTATAACCATCATTCTGCTCACCCTTCTGTCCATCTTCTCAACAACTGAAG GGATAAAGCAACCACGGGTTCTACGCTGCCTTTGCCCCAAAGTGCAGGCTGGTCTTATTCCGTTCAGGGATTTGAAGAGTGTGTGGCACCTCTCTCCTCGCCCACACTGTTCAAAGACTGAAGTCAT TGTCACACTCAAAAGGGGAGGTCAACTCTGCCTGGACCCAAAGAAACGTTTGGTGAAGATTCTGGTGGAGAGATCAACCAAAAG AATGCAGGAAAGCAAACGTTCTAAAGAGGTTGGAAGCGTCACTCCTGCCCTGTTACACTTGTCAACCAGATGA